One genomic region from Pseudodesulfovibrio sp. S3 encodes:
- a CDS encoding radical SAM protein, whose protein sequence is MNTALEFSDIPQQASVAIYGHGGLGKHVAALLKEHRPDVRIRCFLDSFESRSDQEIPCWKFLDWPENEARIVDMIIIASAFRYEILSHIVASASGVHGIPVRFVHPEFPFGHDAARYSEQLQGRWMSRNRMPNVLAVTFSTACNFRCTMCMAAKRGMLKKNFIDQMTFDRVIEEYHKAGLEKIGLNGHGESLLHPEFFPLVRQAAEAGLKMSLITNGSLFDEEKIKTLHEQGVHIALSYSGWDKQSYESQYVGGRFDHTSRLIRFMAETLPPNAFTIKSCVLDNEPETADKVQAFFNDCGLDVLSYRISLASSQGETLEFGSLCQASEIHSFKPRMDGKIQPLCKRMLNSWMVLPDGRVTVCGCGPAIQEFIVGNIREQSLEEMGQSPLLAKIIESFLNRETKALGACSRCDKPYHPSFLPPMVDVVY, encoded by the coding sequence ATGAATACAGCGCTTGAATTCTCTGATATTCCCCAACAAGCATCCGTGGCGATTTACGGACATGGTGGTCTCGGCAAGCATGTTGCCGCTCTCCTTAAAGAGCATCGACCCGATGTCAGGATTCGTTGTTTTCTGGATTCGTTCGAGAGTCGCTCTGATCAGGAAATCCCTTGCTGGAAGTTTTTGGATTGGCCGGAGAACGAGGCTCGGATCGTGGACATGATCATCATCGCTTCCGCCTTCCGGTATGAAATATTGAGCCACATCGTTGCCTCCGCCTCCGGTGTTCACGGCATCCCAGTCCGGTTCGTCCATCCCGAGTTCCCCTTCGGCCACGATGCCGCAAGGTACTCGGAGCAACTTCAGGGGCGGTGGATGTCCAGGAATAGGATGCCCAATGTACTGGCCGTGACCTTTTCCACTGCCTGCAACTTCCGGTGTACCATGTGTATGGCCGCCAAACGTGGCATGTTGAAGAAGAATTTCATAGACCAAATGACCTTTGATCGCGTCATCGAAGAATACCATAAGGCCGGATTGGAGAAAATCGGTTTGAACGGGCATGGGGAGTCGTTGCTTCATCCTGAATTTTTCCCCTTGGTCAGGCAGGCTGCTGAGGCAGGTCTGAAAATGTCGTTGATAACCAACGGCTCTCTCTTCGACGAGGAAAAGATCAAGACCCTGCATGAACAGGGCGTGCACATCGCCCTCTCGTATTCCGGTTGGGACAAGCAGAGTTACGAGTCGCAGTATGTGGGCGGCAGATTCGACCACACAAGCCGGTTGATTCGGTTCATGGCCGAAACCCTGCCTCCAAATGCCTTCACCATCAAATCCTGTGTGTTGGACAATGAGCCGGAAACAGCAGACAAAGTCCAGGCGTTCTTCAACGACTGCGGACTGGACGTCCTGTCATACAGAATATCCCTTGCGAGCAGCCAGGGCGAGACGCTGGAATTTGGCAGTTTGTGCCAGGCCTCTGAAATCCATAGCTTTAAGCCCAGGATGGATGGAAAGATACAGCCGCTGTGCAAGCGGATGCTCAACTCATGGATGGTGCTGCCCGACGGCAGGGTGACGGTCTGCGGCTGTGGTCCGGCCATCCAGGAATTCATTGTCGGGAATATCCGGGAGCAGAGTCTTGAGGAAATGGGCCAAAGCCCGCTCTTGGCCAAGATAATCGAGTCCTTTTTGAACCGGGAGACCAAGGCCTTGGGGGCATGCTCCCGGTGTGACAAGCCCTATCATCCGTCCTTCCTGCCGCCCATGGTCGACGTCGTTTACTAG
- a CDS encoding FkbM family methyltransferase: MLRPFDELQELAETSLEGPLRAGVTDSNHPFVVYDGISFFRFPLEAERHNSKIGVDKGLEDYGFADCLESSVIQILKDISFRHQANRGVVPHMHCDIKPGDVVVEVGAYLGYYSMWFCKQVGPTGHVFGIELQPDCHAVLEKNFSFNFPGTSTAINCGVLDRKDVVEAYCHKNHANSFRSDVLLKACHAPMEDFAMVPVRTDTLENLFRDHGVPEVKLLTIQVNGAEVEALKGLGNGFDKVENIFVAAPYGRDGGDNVSAVVEVIESKGFEVRIEGRTGVFARRQGG, encoded by the coding sequence ATGCTGCGACCCTTTGATGAACTGCAAGAACTCGCGGAAACCAGTCTTGAAGGTCCGCTCAGGGCGGGAGTAACCGACAGCAATCATCCTTTTGTCGTGTATGACGGGATCAGCTTTTTCCGTTTTCCCCTGGAGGCCGAGCGGCACAATTCCAAGATCGGCGTGGACAAGGGATTGGAAGACTATGGTTTTGCCGATTGCCTGGAATCGTCCGTCATCCAGATTCTCAAGGACATCTCTTTTCGTCACCAGGCCAACCGGGGGGTGGTGCCGCATATGCATTGCGACATCAAGCCCGGGGATGTGGTCGTGGAGGTGGGCGCATATCTCGGCTACTATTCCATGTGGTTCTGCAAGCAGGTCGGCCCGACGGGGCATGTGTTCGGCATCGAGTTGCAGCCCGACTGCCACGCCGTCCTCGAAAAGAATTTTTCCTTCAATTTTCCCGGGACCAGCACTGCGATCAATTGTGGGGTCCTGGACCGGAAGGATGTGGTCGAGGCCTATTGCCATAAGAACCACGCGAACAGCTTCAGGAGTGACGTCCTTCTCAAGGCGTGCCATGCGCCCATGGAGGATTTTGCCATGGTGCCGGTCCGCACGGACACCTTGGAGAACCTCTTCCGGGACCACGGCGTGCCTGAGGTCAAACTGCTGACCATCCAGGTGAACGGGGCCGAGGTCGAGGCCCTCAAGGGGTTGGGTAACGGCTTCGACAAGGTGGAAAACATTTTTGTCGCGGCTCCCTATGGCAGAGACGGGGGAGACAACGTCTCAGCCGTTGTCGAGGTGATCGAATCCAAGGGATTCGAAGTTCGCATCGAGGGCAGGACCGGAGTCTTCGCCCGTAGGCAGGGGGGCTGA